One Methanohalophilus mahii DSM 5219 genomic window carries:
- a CDS encoding flavodoxin family protein yields the protein MSLKALFLNCTLKKSPEVSHTRALIDKAIELFQDLGVDSEVIRIVDHNIAFGVSSDEGGDDEWPQILEKIKACDILIIGSPIWFGVRSAVAQMVLERLDGSYADADPETGQYPLYGKVAGVIVTGNEDGAHNVSANTLFNLTHLGCTIPPNADCYWVGDAGPGPSYIDAGGDRHLYTNRTVRYMVNNLAYMAKLLKDNPIPTKLRELDEAAKKVSD from the coding sequence ATGTCATTGAAAGCTCTCTTTTTAAACTGTACACTGAAAAAATCACCTGAAGTATCGCATACAAGAGCCCTTATCGATAAAGCAATTGAACTGTTTCAGGATCTTGGTGTAGATAGTGAGGTAATACGCATTGTAGACCACAATATAGCTTTTGGTGTTTCTTCTGATGAAGGAGGCGATGACGAGTGGCCACAGATTCTTGAAAAAATAAAAGCCTGTGATATACTAATAATTGGATCTCCCATATGGTTTGGAGTAAGATCTGCAGTGGCACAGATGGTACTTGAAAGACTGGATGGATCTTATGCAGATGCTGACCCCGAAACAGGGCAATATCCACTTTACGGTAAGGTAGCTGGAGTTATTGTGACGGGCAATGAGGATGGAGCACACAATGTTTCTGCAAATACACTTTTCAATCTGACCCATCTTGGCTGTACAATTCCACCTAATGCTGATTGCTACTGGGTGGGAGATGCGGGTCCGGGCCCAAGTTATATTGATGCAGGAGGAGACAGGCATCTTTACACAAACAGGACCGTCAGGTATATGGTAAACAATCTTGCTTATATGGCAAAACTTCTGAAGGACAATCCTATTCCTACAAAACTCAGGGAACTGGATGAAGCTGCAAAAAAGGTAAGTGATTGA
- the nadA gene encoding quinolinate synthase NadA, whose product MIYMDQIIAKIEERKTEMNAVILAHNYQRCEIQQLADYTGDSLGLSRQAVEHDCDVIIFCGVDFMAESAAILSPDKQVLLPAKDAHCPMAAMVDVSSLRKAKAKNPDAAVVCYVNSSAAVKAESDICCTSSNAVNVVNSLKEDKVIFVPDKNLAHYVSLHTEKQIISWEGYCPVHHQIMPEEIIMAKQEHPDAEFLAHPECRPDVVEMADAVLSTSGIIERAGKPDVNEFIIGTENGILCRLKEEHPDKTFYFASPFASCANMKMVTPSILLDSMEKMQYEVTVEESVREKAKKALDRMLEI is encoded by the coding sequence ATGATTTATATGGATCAAATAATTGCTAAAATCGAAGAACGGAAAACAGAAATGAATGCTGTTATTCTGGCCCATAATTACCAGCGATGCGAAATACAGCAACTGGCAGATTATACGGGTGATTCACTGGGACTGAGCCGTCAGGCAGTGGAACATGACTGCGATGTCATTATATTTTGCGGAGTGGATTTCATGGCGGAGAGTGCGGCTATTCTTTCCCCGGATAAGCAGGTACTACTGCCTGCAAAGGATGCTCATTGTCCTATGGCAGCAATGGTTGATGTTTCATCCCTCAGAAAAGCAAAAGCAAAAAACCCTGATGCTGCAGTTGTATGTTATGTGAATTCCTCAGCGGCTGTAAAGGCAGAAAGCGATATATGTTGTACTTCCTCAAACGCAGTCAATGTGGTAAATTCCCTTAAAGAAGATAAAGTAATATTTGTGCCAGATAAGAACCTGGCACATTATGTCTCCCTTCACACAGAAAAACAAATTATTTCCTGGGAAGGTTATTGTCCGGTTCATCACCAGATAATGCCGGAAGAAATCATAATGGCAAAGCAGGAGCATCCGGATGCTGAATTCCTGGCTCATCCGGAATGCAGGCCCGACGTTGTTGAAATGGCAGATGCCGTACTCAGTACCTCGGGAATTATTGAAAGAGCGGGCAAACCAGATGTAAACGAATTTATTATCGGGACGGAAAATGGTATTCTATGCAGGCTCAAGGAAGAGCATCCCGATAAAACATTCTATTTTGCATCTCCCTTTGCCTCATGTGCAAACATGAAAATGGTTACACCTTCTATTTTGCTGGATTCAATGGAAAAAATGCAATATGAAGTGACTGTAGAGGAAAGTGTAAGGGAAAAAGCAAAAAAAGCCCTTGACAGGATGCTTGAAATTTAA
- a CDS encoding ATP-grasp domain-containing protein: protein MKKNIFVVGMDSFNLEKLKKVPAAEGCVFHSAIDIDEIRNVENFDMDKLLSTAESRMRSVEGGPTGVITYFDFPAQDMVPILASRMGLPGPSFESVLKCEHKYWSRLEQQKVISNHIPTFCAFDPFAENIFDTINMPFPFWIKPFRSFRSFLAFEIENRGQFEEVMEEIREGINFIHKPFMQLLQDQNLPADITQMKESCIAETPLYGRQCTLEGYVYDGKVKVYGVVDSVRDQHFSSFSRYEYPSSLPKWVQKKMINVCERFIRSIEFDNSAFNVEFFYDPFHKQVYLLEINTRISQSHADLFEKVHGVSHHQIMLQLALGEKPKPLGDEGKFKHAAKFMLRTFDSGKVIAVPSDEEIESVMNEMPGTIIKVLVQEGQQLSKMELQDSYSYELADIFIGADKRSELVNKYDRVVEKITFSIQKEF from the coding sequence ATGAAGAAAAATATTTTTGTTGTAGGAATGGATTCCTTCAATCTGGAAAAACTTAAAAAAGTGCCAGCTGCCGAAGGATGTGTATTTCATTCAGCTATTGATATAGATGAGATACGGAATGTGGAAAATTTTGATATGGATAAACTATTATCAACTGCAGAAAGCAGAATGAGATCGGTTGAAGGTGGACCAACCGGTGTAATAACTTATTTCGATTTCCCTGCACAGGACATGGTTCCAATTCTGGCATCAAGAATGGGTTTACCGGGCCCGAGTTTTGAAAGTGTCCTTAAATGTGAACACAAATACTGGAGCCGGTTAGAGCAGCAAAAAGTAATTTCAAATCATATACCCACATTCTGTGCATTTGATCCTTTTGCTGAAAATATATTTGATACTATAAATATGCCATTTCCTTTCTGGATAAAGCCTTTCAGATCATTTCGTTCATTCCTTGCTTTTGAAATAGAAAACCGTGGGCAATTTGAGGAAGTAATGGAAGAAATACGTGAAGGTATTAATTTTATCCATAAACCATTCATGCAACTTTTACAGGACCAGAATCTCCCTGCTGACATAACTCAAATGAAAGAGAGCTGTATTGCAGAGACACCTCTTTACGGAAGACAATGTACCCTGGAAGGCTATGTGTATGATGGAAAAGTAAAGGTTTATGGTGTTGTGGACTCTGTAAGGGATCAACATTTTTCTTCTTTCTCACGTTATGAATATCCTTCATCATTACCAAAATGGGTCCAGAAAAAAATGATTAATGTTTGCGAACGATTCATCAGATCTATTGAATTTGATAATTCGGCCTTCAATGTTGAATTTTTTTATGACCCATTTCATAAACAGGTATATCTGCTGGAAATAAACACGAGAATATCCCAATCTCATGCTGACCTTTTTGAGAAGGTTCACGGAGTTTCACATCATCAGATCATGCTACAACTTGCACTTGGCGAAAAACCAAAACCTCTGGGAGACGAGGGCAAATTCAAGCATGCAGCAAAATTCATGCTCAGGACATTTGATTCCGGTAAAGTAATTGCAGTTCCGTCAGATGAAGAAATTGAGTCGGTTATGAATGAAATGCCTGGTACAATAATCAAAGTGCTGGTTCAAGAGGGACAGCAACTATCAAAAATGGAGTTGCAGGACAGTTATAGCTATGAACTTGCAGATATTTTTATAGGAGCAGATAAGAGATCCGAACTTGTAAATAAATATGATCGGGTGGTTGAGAAGATAACTTTTAGTATTCAAAAAGAATTTTAA
- a CDS encoding SufB/SufD family protein — translation MQTEESLKKRAEAALQKEAAYGEKFDLDKYSIAPKETKYTDNLKELDEKSQRTLLNVGVIPSGEGRGGSLVMVDNAISHSSVSDKEIELMPLHFAMQKHDWLKDYSWNLVPVDADKYTATSYLENANGYFIRAPEGVKTKLPIQTCLLMGSKDVSQTVHNIVIVEENARLDVITGCSTSSDVDKAMHLGISEMYVKKGGTLNFTMIHNWAEQIGVRPRTVIHLEEGATFINNYVTLKAVKSIQSYPTARLTGKGAFARFNTIAVAHPGSELDIGSRVIFDAPNTKAELVSRTITTGGTVIARGEMIGNEVQSKGHLECHGLVLSKKGTQRAIPILEANVDDIELTHEAAVGRIAREQVEYLMARGLSEEDAVGMIVRGFLDVGISGIPDELQKDIDETIAQIGKSAM, via the coding sequence ATGCAAACTGAAGAAAGCCTGAAAAAAAGGGCAGAAGCAGCACTACAAAAGGAAGCTGCATACGGAGAAAAATTTGATCTGGATAAGTATTCGATTGCTCCAAAGGAAACTAAATACACTGATAACCTGAAGGAACTCGATGAAAAATCCCAGAGAACTCTTCTCAATGTAGGAGTGATTCCCAGCGGGGAAGGCAGAGGTGGCAGCCTTGTAATGGTTGATAATGCCATATCCCATTCTTCAGTTTCCGATAAAGAAATTGAATTGATGCCTCTTCACTTTGCAATGCAAAAGCATGATTGGCTTAAAGATTATTCCTGGAATCTGGTGCCAGTGGATGCAGATAAATACACTGCGACCAGTTATCTGGAAAACGCCAATGGTTATTTTATAAGAGCTCCTGAAGGAGTCAAAACAAAATTACCCATCCAAACCTGTCTGCTAATGGGTTCAAAAGACGTCTCTCAGACAGTCCACAACATTGTAATCGTAGAAGAAAATGCCAGGCTGGATGTAATTACAGGCTGCTCCACAAGCAGCGATGTGGATAAAGCTATGCATCTGGGCATTTCGGAAATGTATGTAAAGAAGGGTGGTACCCTGAACTTTACCATGATCCATAATTGGGCAGAGCAAATTGGTGTACGTCCCAGAACAGTAATTCATCTGGAAGAAGGTGCTACCTTCATCAACAATTATGTTACTCTCAAAGCGGTAAAATCCATTCAGAGCTATCCGACAGCACGCCTTACCGGCAAGGGAGCATTTGCCAGGTTTAATACCATTGCAGTGGCACATCCCGGTTCTGAATTGGATATTGGTAGTCGTGTTATATTTGATGCACCCAATACAAAAGCAGAGCTTGTCTCCAGGACGATCACAACCGGTGGAACCGTTATTGCAAGAGGAGAAATGATAGGAAATGAAGTCCAATCAAAAGGCCACCTGGAATGCCACGGACTTGTCCTGAGCAAAAAAGGTACACAGAGAGCAATCCCCATCCTTGAAGCAAACGTGGATGATATTGAACTGACACACGAAGCAGCTGTTGGCAGGATTGCAAGGGAACAGGTAGAATACCTGATGGCGCGTGGTCTTTCCGAAGAAGATGCTGTAGGAATGATAGTGCGTGGTTTCCTGGATGTAGGTATTTCCGGAATCCCGGATGAGCTCCAGAAAGATATTGATGAAACAATTGCACAGATAGGCAAAAGCGCAATGTGA
- the ppsA gene encoding phosphoenolpyruvate synthase, whose protein sequence is MSDNKYIRWFEEITIDDVSLVGGKNASLGEMYRELTDKDIRIPNGFAITAEAYWHVLDSAGVVGDLRKILDELDTKNLSNLADVGKKARHTILDAPIPEDLWDEIKTAYDKLCEQYGADTDVAVRSSATAEDLPNASFAGQQETYLNIHGYHALNDACSRCFASLFTDRAISYRINNRFDHFDVGLSIGIMKMVRSDLASSGVMFTIDTETGFEDVVFITGSYGLGENIVQGLVNPDEFYVFKPTLEEGYKPIIRKKVGSKEIKMIYGRGDSRVLTRNVEVPESDRKIFCINNEEILQLARYAATIEKHYSGRSNKAMPMDIEWAKDGDTGELFIVQARPETVQSQKRKDVLETYYMDEKGKVLVTGRSVGSRISSGRVQVIKDVSGLSSFKPGEILVADTTTPDWEPVMKNAAAIITNKGGRTCHAAIVSRELDIPAVVGADDSTEILETGRQVTVSCAEGDTGRVYEGQLAFHKETTELEDVSKTQTKIMMNLGNPEEAFALSRVPNDGIGLARLEFIINSYIGIHPMALVHTEKVKDLDVVDQIEKLTQGYSDKEEYFVERLAEGVATITAAFYPKPVVVRMSDFKSNEYATLLGGEDFEIKENNPMLGFRGASRYYDERYREGFALECRAMKKVRDEMGLTNLILMIPFCRRVEEARKVIEEMGKHGLKRGENGLQVYVMCEIPSNVLLIDEFSKYFDGFSIGSNDLTQLTLGVDRDSEILASTFDERDEAVKEIVSMAIKGAKRNNKHSGICGQAPSDFPEFAEFLVQEGIDSISLNPDSILRIYLKVMETEKSIGK, encoded by the coding sequence ATGAGCGATAACAAATACATACGATGGTTTGAAGAGATTACGATTGATGATGTGTCCCTGGTGGGAGGAAAAAATGCATCCCTGGGTGAAATGTACAGGGAACTTACTGATAAGGATATAAGGATTCCTAACGGTTTTGCTATCACTGCTGAAGCCTACTGGCATGTGCTGGACTCAGCAGGTGTGGTGGGGGATTTAAGAAAGATTCTGGATGAACTGGACACGAAGAATCTCAGCAACCTTGCTGATGTCGGCAAAAAGGCCCGGCATACAATCCTGGATGCACCTATCCCTGAAGATCTATGGGATGAAATAAAAACTGCATACGACAAACTGTGTGAACAGTATGGTGCAGATACCGATGTTGCAGTACGCAGTTCAGCCACTGCTGAAGACCTGCCGAATGCATCCTTTGCAGGCCAGCAGGAAACCTACCTCAACATCCATGGCTACCATGCCCTGAATGATGCATGTAGTCGCTGTTTTGCTTCTTTGTTCACCGACCGGGCCATTTCCTACAGGATAAATAACAGATTCGATCATTTTGATGTGGGCCTGTCTATTGGCATAATGAAAATGGTGCGTTCCGATCTTGCGTCCAGCGGAGTGATGTTCACCATCGATACAGAAACTGGCTTTGAGGATGTGGTCTTTATCACCGGCTCATATGGGTTAGGTGAGAATATCGTGCAGGGGCTGGTAAATCCGGATGAGTTCTACGTATTCAAACCAACCCTCGAGGAAGGTTATAAGCCCATTATCCGCAAAAAGGTTGGCAGCAAAGAGATTAAGATGATCTACGGCCGGGGGGATTCCAGGGTACTTACGCGTAATGTGGAAGTCCCTGAAAGTGACAGGAAAATCTTCTGCATCAACAATGAGGAAATACTACAGCTTGCCAGGTATGCTGCCACTATTGAGAAGCACTATTCAGGCAGATCGAATAAGGCAATGCCCATGGACATAGAGTGGGCAAAGGACGGTGATACAGGAGAATTGTTCATCGTTCAGGCAAGGCCGGAGACCGTACAATCCCAAAAAAGGAAAGATGTGCTTGAAACCTATTACATGGATGAAAAAGGCAAGGTGCTTGTCACAGGCAGAAGTGTTGGATCCAGGATATCCTCGGGCAGGGTGCAGGTTATCAAGGATGTCTCTGGTTTGTCTTCCTTTAAACCTGGGGAAATCCTGGTGGCAGATACAACCACTCCTGATTGGGAACCTGTGATGAAAAATGCGGCAGCTATTATTACCAATAAAGGAGGCAGGACCTGTCATGCAGCGATTGTCAGTCGTGAGCTCGATATTCCCGCGGTTGTGGGGGCGGATGACAGCACAGAAATCCTTGAAACGGGAAGGCAAGTCACGGTAAGCTGTGCTGAAGGAGACACAGGCAGGGTCTATGAAGGCCAGCTTGCATTTCATAAGGAAACCACAGAGCTGGAAGATGTCAGCAAGACCCAAACAAAAATAATGATGAATCTGGGTAATCCTGAAGAAGCTTTTGCACTGTCCCGGGTCCCCAATGATGGAATTGGACTGGCTCGACTTGAGTTTATTATAAACAGCTATATAGGAATTCATCCGATGGCACTGGTCCATACGGAAAAAGTCAAAGATCTGGATGTAGTCGACCAGATTGAAAAATTGACACAGGGATATTCGGATAAAGAGGAATACTTTGTGGAAAGGCTTGCCGAAGGTGTCGCGACAATCACAGCTGCATTCTACCCAAAGCCTGTAGTTGTGCGCATGAGCGATTTCAAATCCAATGAATATGCAACCCTGTTGGGTGGGGAAGATTTTGAGATAAAGGAAAATAATCCCATGCTTGGTTTCAGGGGAGCTTCGCGTTATTATGATGAAAGATACAGGGAAGGGTTTGCCCTTGAATGCAGGGCTATGAAAAAGGTTCGGGATGAAATGGGACTTACCAACCTTATTCTGATGATTCCTTTCTGCAGACGTGTTGAGGAAGCCCGCAAAGTTATCGAAGAGATGGGAAAACACGGCCTTAAGAGGGGTGAAAACGGCCTGCAGGTATATGTGATGTGTGAAATTCCCAGTAATGTACTCCTGATCGATGAGTTTAGCAAATATTTCGATGGTTTTTCTATCGGGTCCAATGATCTGACACAGCTCACACTAGGTGTAGATAGGGATTCTGAGATTCTGGCTTCAACCTTTGATGAGAGGGATGAGGCTGTAAAAGAGATTGTATCCATGGCAATAAAAGGTGCAAAACGAAACAATAAGCACAGCGGAATTTGTGGTCAGGCGCCAAGTGATTTCCCGGAATTTGCCGAATTCCTTGTGCAGGAAGGCATTGATTCCATTTCTCTGAATCCGGATTCGATACTCAGGATATATCTGAAGGTGATGGAAACCGAAAAAAGTATTGGGAAATGA
- a CDS encoding CocE/NonD family hydrolase, whose translation MYDSNTTFREIENEWITMSDGCKLAAKIWLPEGADEKTVPAVLEYIPYRKRDFKAIRDSKIHRYFAQKGYAAIRVDLRGSGDSNGVLEDEYLPQELNDGIEIIEWIASQPWCTGNVGMIGISWGGFNALQIAAKDTPHLKAIITVSSSDDRYADDVHYMGGCLLTDNLSWASTMFSYNSLPPDPAIVGDKWKEMWLDRLEGSGLWLKKWLQHQRRDEYWKHASVAENYEAISCPVFAVSGWADGYSNTVFRLMENLQVPRKALVGGWGHKYPNFGGEGIGIDFLREATRWWDRWLKKIDNGVDKEPMLRLWMQDSVSPLISSCPGRWIAENNWPSANIENQEFLLSKGRIHLEEDEIKNEDMRIRSPLSVGLFAGKWYSYSESTDLPHDQSEEDGGALVFDTPELEEDIEIVGSPEVELELESDQPIAMIALRLNDVCREGTSTRVTYGLLNLTHRDGNENPAVLEVGNTYRICIKMNYVAQNFPAGNKIRLSISTSYWPFAWPSPEPAALTIKSKGKLILPVRPKSKEDDKLPDLGEPILSEPIRSTLLEPAKREWTVQHNLATNEVKQQIINNDAFLRLEDINLEIRKETTEVYSYLNNNYDTVRGEVESTRSLARGNWKIKTLTRTVLTSTPTHFQIRAILDAYEGDTRIFSKSWDDLILRDMI comes from the coding sequence GTGTACGACAGTAATACTACATTCAGGGAAATTGAAAATGAATGGATAACCATGTCTGATGGCTGCAAACTTGCAGCCAAAATATGGTTACCAGAAGGTGCGGATGAAAAGACCGTACCTGCTGTTCTTGAATATATTCCTTATAGGAAACGTGATTTCAAAGCGATTCGTGATTCCAAAATACATAGATATTTTGCCCAAAAGGGTTACGCGGCTATAAGAGTGGACTTGCGGGGTAGCGGGGATTCAAATGGGGTACTGGAAGATGAATACCTGCCCCAAGAACTCAATGATGGTATCGAAATCATCGAATGGATTGCCTCACAACCCTGGTGTACTGGCAATGTAGGAATGATAGGCATTTCCTGGGGTGGTTTCAATGCTCTCCAGATAGCGGCAAAGGATACACCCCATCTAAAAGCGATAATTACAGTTTCATCATCTGATGACCGTTATGCAGACGATGTTCATTATATGGGAGGTTGCCTGTTAACGGATAATCTTTCATGGGCCTCAACAATGTTTTCCTATAACTCTCTTCCACCAGACCCTGCTATTGTAGGGGATAAATGGAAAGAGATGTGGCTGGACAGACTGGAAGGAAGCGGACTATGGCTAAAAAAATGGCTTCAGCACCAGAGAAGAGATGAATACTGGAAGCACGCTTCAGTTGCAGAAAATTATGAAGCTATTTCCTGCCCTGTATTTGCAGTAAGTGGATGGGCGGATGGATATTCCAACACTGTATTCAGGCTCATGGAAAACCTGCAGGTTCCACGCAAGGCCCTTGTCGGAGGATGGGGACACAAGTATCCTAATTTCGGTGGAGAGGGGATCGGAATTGACTTTTTGAGAGAAGCCACACGCTGGTGGGACAGATGGCTTAAAAAGATTGATAATGGAGTAGATAAAGAACCCATGTTACGCCTCTGGATGCAGGATAGTGTCTCCCCTCTTATTTCAAGTTGTCCTGGCAGATGGATAGCAGAAAATAATTGGCCTTCTGCCAACATTGAAAATCAAGAATTTTTATTGTCAAAAGGTAGGATCCATCTTGAAGAAGATGAAATCAAAAATGAAGATATGAGGATTAGGAGTCCCTTAAGTGTTGGGCTATTTGCAGGTAAATGGTACTCATACTCAGAGTCAACAGATCTTCCCCATGACCAAAGCGAAGAAGATGGAGGAGCCCTTGTTTTTGATACACCTGAATTAGAGGAAGATATTGAAATAGTTGGATCTCCGGAAGTAGAACTCGAATTAGAGTCAGACCAGCCTATAGCTATGATTGCCCTGCGACTAAACGATGTATGCCGGGAAGGAACCTCCACAAGAGTTACTTATGGACTTCTGAATCTTACACACAGGGATGGTAATGAAAATCCCGCTGTGCTTGAAGTTGGTAATACGTACAGGATTTGTATAAAAATGAATTACGTGGCACAAAATTTCCCTGCGGGCAATAAAATACGGCTGTCTATTTCAACTTCGTACTGGCCTTTTGCATGGCCGAGTCCTGAACCTGCAGCTTTGACTATAAAGAGCAAAGGTAAACTCATACTACCTGTAAGACCAAAAAGCAAAGAAGATGACAAATTACCAGACTTGGGAGAACCGATATTATCAGAACCGATCCGATCCACACTTCTGGAGCCTGCAAAGAGAGAATGGACAGTGCAACATAATCTTGCAACAAATGAAGTGAAACAACAGATAATCAACAATGATGCCTTCTTACGGCTGGAGGATATCAACTTGGAAATTAGAAAAGAAACAACTGAAGTCTATTCTTATCTGAATAATAATTATGATACAGTTAGGGGAGAAGTGGAAAGTACAAGAAGTCTGGCACGTGGTAATTGGAAGATAAAAACACTTACAAGAACAGTACTTACGTCCACACCTACTCATTTTCAAATTCGGGCAATCCTTGATGCTTATGAGGGTGATACACGAATTTTTAGCAAAAGCTGGGATGATTTGATTCTACGTGATATGATTTGA
- a CDS encoding heavy-metal-associated domain-containing protein, which yields MEKIDIKVKGMACGHCKMAVEKALQKITSVSKAEVDLEKCEVHVEYEPDISVEDLKKAVRDAGYEA from the coding sequence ATGGAAAAGATAGATATTAAAGTTAAAGGAATGGCATGCGGCCACTGTAAGATGGCAGTTGAGAAGGCATTACAAAAGATTACGTCTGTATCCAAAGCTGAAGTAGATCTTGAAAAATGTGAAGTCCACGTGGAATATGAACCTGATATAAGTGTAGAGGATCTGAAAAAAGCTGTCAGGGATGCAGGTTACGAGGCATAA
- a CDS encoding ABC transporter ATP-binding protein produces the protein MLEVKDLTVEVGGKELLKDVNFKVEKGYTNIILGPNGAGKSALLMTLMGFSGYRIVSGQILFKGEDITHMSIDERATRGIGIMTQRPPNMNGVKLKNLLKLIAGDKDMEHMAESLDMMRFMERDINVGFSGGEIKRSELLQLAAQRPCIYLFDEPESGVDLMSIDIIGSTINNLIHGDSACPGDRKGHGKSALIITHTGKILDYIEADRAYVLCNGTIMCEGNPREMLQEIKENGYEECITCKLKKA, from the coding sequence ATGTTAGAAGTAAAGGACCTTACTGTTGAGGTTGGTGGAAAAGAGCTGCTAAAAGATGTAAACTTCAAAGTGGAAAAAGGTTATACAAATATCATTCTGGGGCCAAACGGTGCAGGAAAATCTGCTCTTTTGATGACATTGATGGGATTTAGTGGTTACAGGATAGTAAGTGGGCAGATATTATTCAAAGGTGAGGATATTACCCATATGTCTATTGACGAAAGGGCAACAAGAGGAATCGGGATTATGACCCAGCGCCCTCCGAACATGAATGGGGTCAAACTGAAAAACCTCTTAAAACTGATAGCAGGGGATAAGGACATGGAACATATGGCAGAATCCCTTGATATGATGCGATTCATGGAAAGAGATATTAACGTGGGATTTTCAGGCGGAGAGATTAAAAGATCCGAATTATTACAACTTGCTGCCCAGAGACCATGTATATATTTGTTTGACGAGCCAGAATCAGGTGTAGACCTTATGAGCATTGACATTATCGGAAGCACAATTAATAATTTGATTCATGGTGATTCAGCCTGCCCCGGTGACCGTAAAGGCCATGGCAAATCAGCTTTAATCATTACACATACAGGTAAGATTCTGGATTACATAGAAGCAGATCGTGCTTATGTCCTCTGCAACGGAACAATAATGTGTGAGGGTAATCCAAGGGAGATGCTTCAGGAGATCAAAGAAAACGGTTACGAGGAGTGTATTACATGCAAACTGAAGAAAGCCTGA